From Methanomicrobiales archaeon HGW-Methanomicrobiales-1, a single genomic window includes:
- a CDS encoding tRNA uridine(34) 5-carboxymethylaminomethyl modification radical SAM/GNAT enzyme Elp3: MDEALAFREMISRILTLPPGDDAIVAVKIDVCKKYRLHAVPKNSAILAAALPEEKKILRKILLVKPTRTLSGVAPVAVMTSPAPCPHGKCLPCPGGPEHPFQSPQSYTGEEPAALRGREHNYDPFAQVHARLEQFEALGHRVDKVELIVMGGTMTARPAEYQEQFVARCIESMNTYPGGIPAPVPPEVASVEDANELSAIRCVAITFETRPDWCKREHIDRMLALGVTKVELGVQHVDDAILTYNRRGCTVADTVEANTLLRDAGLKVGFHMMPNLPGSTLESDKQMFETIFSDPRFMPDFLKIYPTLVTPGSEIEEHWERGIYSPYQEDELIELIAYAKTLIPEFIRLQRIQRDIPAKLIVAGSRHSNFRQLAQNRLTATGRKCRCIRCREIGRLPSVVESDMRVMKYECCGGTEHFISAVSGDSLIGFTRLRFPSMVYRPELENAALMRELHVYGSLVPVGSDADSEEWQHRNYGRALLALAEETATAGGFSRLAIMSGIGVRPYYRRQGYERAGPYMVKELP, translated from the coding sequence ATGGATGAGGCGCTGGCGTTCCGGGAGATGATCTCCCGCATCCTTACCTTACCGCCCGGTGATGATGCGATTGTTGCGGTAAAGATCGACGTCTGCAAGAAGTACCGGCTCCACGCGGTGCCGAAAAATTCTGCGATCCTGGCCGCAGCCTTACCGGAGGAAAAAAAGATCCTGCGGAAGATCCTGCTCGTCAAACCCACCCGCACTCTTTCGGGTGTTGCACCCGTTGCCGTTATGACTTCGCCGGCACCCTGCCCGCATGGCAAATGTCTCCCCTGCCCCGGAGGGCCCGAGCATCCCTTCCAGTCCCCCCAGAGTTATACCGGGGAAGAACCGGCAGCCCTCAGGGGTCGGGAACATAACTATGACCCGTTTGCCCAGGTCCATGCCCGTCTCGAACAGTTCGAGGCGCTCGGGCACCGGGTGGACAAGGTGGAACTGATCGTAATGGGCGGAACCATGACTGCCCGTCCTGCCGAATACCAGGAGCAGTTCGTTGCCCGCTGCATCGAATCGATGAACACGTACCCCGGGGGGATTCCTGCACCGGTTCCCCCGGAGGTTGCATCCGTAGAGGATGCCAACGAGCTTTCGGCGATTCGCTGCGTTGCGATCACGTTCGAGACCCGGCCTGACTGGTGCAAACGTGAACACATTGACCGGATGCTTGCGCTGGGCGTTACGAAAGTTGAACTGGGCGTTCAGCACGTGGACGATGCGATCCTCACGTACAACCGTCGCGGGTGCACGGTCGCCGATACCGTTGAAGCCAATACCCTGCTCCGCGATGCCGGGCTCAAAGTCGGGTTCCACATGATGCCCAACCTGCCCGGCTCCACGCTGGAATCCGACAAGCAGATGTTCGAGACGATCTTTTCCGATCCCCGGTTCATGCCGGACTTCCTTAAGATCTACCCCACGCTCGTGACCCCGGGTTCCGAGATCGAGGAGCACTGGGAGCGGGGGATCTATTCGCCGTACCAGGAAGATGAGTTGATCGAGCTTATTGCGTATGCAAAAACCCTCATCCCCGAGTTCATCCGGCTCCAGCGGATCCAGCGGGACATCCCGGCCAAGCTGATCGTTGCCGGTTCCCGGCACTCCAATTTCCGGCAGCTGGCCCAGAACCGTCTGACCGCTACCGGCAGGAAATGCCGCTGTATCCGCTGCCGCGAGATCGGCAGGCTTCCCTCGGTTGTTGAGTCCGATATGCGGGTGATGAAGTACGAGTGCTGCGGCGGGACCGAGCATTTCATATCCGCCGTTTCCGGTGATTCCCTGATCGGGTTTACCCGGCTTCGCTTTCCCTCGATGGTCTACCGTCCCGAACTCGAGAATGCTGCCCTGATGCGGGAACTGCACGTGTACGGCAGTCTTGTGCCGGTAGGCAGTGATGCTGATTCGGAAGAGTGGCAGCACCGGAATTACGGGCGGGCCCTGCTGGCTCTTGCTGAAGAAACAGCAACAGCGGGCGGTTTCTCACGGCTTGCCATCATGAGCGGCATAGGGGTGCGCCCGTATTACCGGCGACAGGGCTATGAGCGTGCAGGGCCTTATATGGTTAAGGAGCTGCCATGA
- a CDS encoding DNA primase catalytic subunit PriS: MNPATTAFVRQRFTEYYKKTVLVAPPALEQREWGFVLFNPGASEMRMRRHVGFLSRDELFEYLKNLVPQHTYYSTAYYETPDAGTMADKGWCGADLIFDLDADHIVRGAYDMMLARVKEETEKLIAILLDEFGMDPKSIELAFSGGRGYHVHVRDLAFRNWGSAERRELIDYICGIGIDPAVMLTGKNTKTPGWPNRYRAALAEYIRWVGSLPETEAMTHLTGMEGIGKESAITFLKNREEILAGIERHPSPSIIKTSRVLSVAVAQQEGEFKKRVLARAALADEPVTTDTKRLIRLPTSLHGGSGMRVQPLELRDLHEFDPLTDAVVFGTRDVRVDCRFALKMPMLGSTYELQKGIITVPEAVAVFLCCRGMAEIA; encoded by the coding sequence ATGAACCCGGCCACAACTGCATTTGTACGGCAGCGGTTTACTGAATATTACAAGAAAACCGTGCTCGTTGCACCACCGGCACTTGAGCAGCGCGAATGGGGTTTTGTGCTCTTCAATCCCGGTGCATCCGAGATGCGGATGCGACGGCATGTGGGATTTTTAAGCAGGGATGAACTGTTCGAGTATCTCAAAAATCTCGTGCCGCAGCATACCTATTACTCCACGGCCTATTACGAAACACCTGATGCCGGCACCATGGCGGACAAAGGGTGGTGCGGGGCTGACCTGATCTTTGATCTCGATGCGGACCATATCGTGCGGGGAGCTTACGACATGATGCTGGCCCGGGTGAAAGAAGAGACCGAGAAACTCATCGCAATCCTTCTCGATGAGTTTGGCATGGATCCCAAATCCATTGAACTGGCCTTTTCAGGTGGCCGGGGATACCATGTCCATGTCCGGGATCTCGCGTTTCGCAACTGGGGGAGTGCAGAGCGCCGGGAACTGATCGATTATATCTGCGGGATTGGGATCGATCCGGCTGTAATGCTGACCGGCAAGAATACAAAAACACCCGGCTGGCCGAACCGGTACCGGGCGGCACTTGCCGAGTATATCCGCTGGGTCGGATCCCTTCCCGAAACAGAAGCAATGACGCACCTCACCGGCATGGAAGGGATCGGCAAAGAATCGGCGATCACGTTCTTGAAAAACCGGGAGGAGATTCTTGCCGGTATCGAACGCCACCCCTCGCCCAGTATCATAAAGACCAGTCGTGTCCTGTCTGTAGCCGTTGCCCAGCAGGAAGGCGAGTTCAAGAAACGCGTGCTCGCCCGTGCTGCTCTTGCCGACGAACCGGTGACAACGGATACGAAGCGTCTCATCCGCCTGCCCACGTCCCTGCATGGCGGGAGCGGTATGCGGGTGCAGCCGCTTGAACTCCGTGACCTGCACGAGTTCGACCCACTCACGGATGCCGTGGTCTTCGGGACCCGGGATGTCCGGGTGGACTGCAGGTTTGCGCTGAAGATGCCGATGCTCGGAAGTACTTATGAGCTCCAAAAAGGCATCATTACAGTACCGGAAGCAGTAGCCGTATTTCTCTGCTGCCGCGGCATGGCAGAGATTGCCTGA
- a CDS encoding 50S ribosomal protein L44e: protein MKMPAKFNTYCPFCRTHEIHEVEKVKKGKTTGLHWIDRQKARRGKVGNMGKFSKVPGGDKPTKKINVRYRCVTCGKAHLRKGYRVAKFELTE from the coding sequence ATGAAAATGCCAGCGAAATTCAACACCTATTGCCCCTTCTGCCGAACTCACGAGATTCATGAGGTTGAGAAGGTAAAGAAAGGCAAAACAACCGGCCTCCACTGGATCGACCGCCAGAAAGCACGCAGGGGAAAAGTAGGCAACATGGGTAAATTCTCAAAGGTGCCCGGCGGCGACAAGCCGACGAAGAAGATCAACGTCCGGTACCGCTGTGTCACCTGTGGAAAGGCACACCTGCGCAAGGGTTACCGTGTCGCGAAGTTTGAACTGACGGAGTGA
- a CDS encoding 30S ribosomal protein S27e produces MVSVIRDNRSKFYKVKCPDCENEQTVFEKASTTVKCVVCGHDLATPAGGKASIKAEIVSELK; encoded by the coding sequence ATGGTAAGTGTTATTCGGGATAACCGGAGTAAATTCTACAAAGTAAAGTGTCCAGACTGTGAGAACGAGCAGACCGTCTTTGAGAAGGCAAGCACAACCGTAAAGTGCGTAGTCTGCGGACATGATCTTGCTACCCCCGCCGGGGGCAAGGCAAGCATCAAGGCTGAGATCGTCTCAGAGCTTAAGTGA
- a CDS encoding translation initiation factor IF-2 subunit alpha (eIF-2A; functions in the early steps of protein synthesis by forming a ternary complex with GTP and initiator tRNA): MQDREWPQEAELVVCTVENVKDFVAFVSLDEYGGRQGLIPISEIATGWIKYIRDHIREGQKIVCKVLNVDRSRGHIDLSLKDVNEHQRREKIREWKNESKAQKWLGFAAEQSGEEAKAIEDEIFGKYGAFYPVFEDLVIDPETTVKKLGFSKKVSDALLHVAQENVKVPSVEVTGHLQLTCSAPDGISVIKKALKSAEPKIAGVNIELLYLGAPLYRIKVTAPDYKKAEKAIEKAAHAAIAVVEKSGCGEGKLIKKPKSGKSQ; the protein is encoded by the coding sequence ATGCAGGACAGAGAGTGGCCACAGGAAGCGGAACTTGTCGTTTGCACAGTAGAAAACGTCAAGGATTTCGTAGCATTCGTATCACTGGATGAGTATGGTGGCCGCCAGGGGCTCATCCCCATCTCTGAAATTGCAACAGGCTGGATCAAGTACATCCGTGACCACATCCGCGAGGGCCAGAAGATTGTCTGCAAGGTCCTCAATGTTGACCGGAGCCGTGGTCACATTGATCTTTCCTTAAAGGACGTCAACGAACACCAGCGGCGCGAGAAGATCCGCGAGTGGAAGAACGAGTCCAAAGCGCAGAAGTGGCTCGGGTTTGCCGCGGAACAGTCTGGTGAAGAAGCCAAGGCAATCGAGGATGAGATCTTCGGTAAATATGGGGCATTCTACCCGGTCTTTGAAGATCTTGTTATCGACCCGGAGACAACCGTCAAGAAACTCGGTTTTTCCAAGAAGGTTTCCGATGCTCTCCTGCATGTGGCTCAGGAAAATGTCAAGGTCCCGAGTGTCGAAGTTACCGGCCACCTGCAGCTCACCTGTTCTGCACCGGATGGCATCTCGGTAATCAAGAAGGCCTTAAAAAGTGCCGAGCCGAAGATTGCCGGTGTCAATATCGAGTTGCTCTATCTCGGTGCACCGCTGTACCGGATCAAAGTGACTGCTCCGGACTACAAGAAGGCGGAAAAAGCAATTGAGAAAGCAGCACATGCTGCGATTGCTGTTGTCGAGAAATCCGGCTGCGGCGAAGGTAAGCTCATCAAGAAACCGAAATCCGGGAAGAGCCAATGA
- a CDS encoding ribosome biogenesis protein — MSGRIRRCPVDQIYTLSLTCPACGKPTVVAHPARYSPEDKYGKYRRLAQHD, encoded by the coding sequence ATGAGTGGTCGAATCCGTCGTTGCCCGGTAGATCAAATCTATACCCTTTCTTTAACCTGTCCTGCCTGTGGCAAGCCGACAGTTGTGGCACATCCTGCCCGTTATTCACCTGAAGACAAGTACGGCAAGTACCGGAGACTGGCACAGCATGATTGA
- a CDS encoding proteasome assembly chaperone family protein yields the protein MIEDIAVSYLESFKDKRPVDPILIEGLPGIGQVGKLVAEYMIHMLKAEKIGEIHSIYFPPQVLLDETGLARLARNELFLYQSEGHDIVFLVGDHQSTSNEGHYILADHYCEIAEELKVKRIYTLGGFGVGHLVNEPRVLGAVNRAELRPELEEAGVTFNRDEPGGGIIGAAGLMLGLSSQRGMDAVCLMGETSGYLVDPMSASNVLRVLSKLIDVPVDSTKLNDRASEMEKVIEGLVEGEKLQKDEELSYIG from the coding sequence ATGATTGAGGATATCGCAGTCAGCTACCTTGAGAGTTTCAAGGATAAGCGCCCGGTAGATCCGATCCTGATCGAAGGCCTGCCTGGCATCGGCCAGGTGGGAAAGTTAGTGGCCGAGTACATGATCCACATGCTCAAGGCCGAGAAGATCGGCGAGATCCACTCGATCTATTTTCCCCCGCAGGTGCTACTCGATGAAACCGGCCTTGCCCGGCTGGCACGAAATGAGCTCTTCTTATACCAGTCAGAAGGACACGATATCGTTTTTCTTGTAGGCGATCACCAGAGCACCTCAAACGAGGGGCACTATATCCTTGCCGACCATTACTGCGAGATTGCCGAAGAGCTCAAGGTAAAACGCATCTACACGCTCGGCGGTTTTGGTGTCGGCCATCTCGTGAATGAGCCCCGGGTGCTGGGTGCCGTGAACCGTGCGGAACTGCGCCCGGAACTGGAAGAAGCCGGTGTCACGTTCAACCGGGATGAACCCGGTGGCGGAATCATCGGTGCTGCCGGTCTCATGCTGGGACTTTCCTCCCAGCGGGGCATGGATGCCGTCTGCCTGATGGGCGAGACGAGCGGGTATCTTGTTGACCCGATGAGTGCATCGAATGTGCTTCGCGTGCTCTCGAAACTGATCGATGTGCCGGTTGATTCCACGAAACTCAATGACCGGGCTTCCGAGATGGAGAAGGTTATCGAGGGGCTTGTCGAAGGCGAGAAGCTGCAGAAAGATGAAGAGCTCAGTTATATCGGGTAA
- a CDS encoding peroxiredoxin: MAQVGDAARNFSLKDQNDKTFDLYEQAGKRVLLSFHPLAWTEYCAAQMKSLEDNREVLLAANCVPVGISVDSVPCKKAWAENLAIQKTPLLCDFWPHGTVAQKYGLFRDENGFSERANVIVDDKQKVIFVKIYPVHSVPDIKEILAFLQT, translated from the coding sequence TTGGCGCAGGTCGGGGATGCTGCGCGGAATTTCTCATTGAAAGACCAGAACGACAAGACGTTCGATCTCTATGAACAGGCAGGAAAACGCGTACTTCTCTCGTTCCACCCGCTCGCGTGGACGGAGTACTGCGCAGCCCAGATGAAGTCGCTGGAAGATAACCGGGAGGTGCTCCTTGCCGCAAACTGCGTACCGGTCGGCATCAGTGTCGATTCCGTGCCCTGCAAAAAGGCATGGGCAGAGAACCTTGCGATACAAAAAACACCACTTCTCTGCGATTTCTGGCCCCACGGCACCGTTGCCCAGAAATACGGGCTCTTCCGGGACGAGAACGGGTTTTCCGAGCGGGCGAATGTGATCGTTGATGACAAGCAGAAGGTGATCTTCGTAAAGATTTACCCGGTGCATTCGGTGCCGGACATTAAGGAGATCCTCGCGTTCCTGCAAACGTGA
- a CDS encoding 6-phospho-3-hexuloisomerase — protein MTDEFSDIPVFMEQMAESIKKTAVLLDSAETSAFFLHILRAKRIYVAGAGRSGLIARAFAMRLLHLGYEVYVVGETVTPALEQGDTMVVFSGSGETVSMATFCATVKGLGGTICLITASPESKISRIADCVVNLGDITGYYHGDQSSYEIRQMTGKYRSIASAFAPLGTLFETLALIFSDAVISALMEAKKEDIGELKGRLTNME, from the coding sequence ATGACGGACGAATTTTCAGATATACCGGTATTCATGGAGCAGATGGCAGAATCGATCAAAAAAACCGCTGTCCTGCTCGATAGCGCTGAGACATCAGCATTCTTTCTCCATATCCTCAGGGCAAAGCGGATCTACGTGGCCGGAGCCGGACGCTCGGGTCTGATCGCCCGGGCGTTTGCCATGCGTTTACTCCACCTTGGCTACGAGGTGTACGTTGTCGGCGAGACGGTCACACCCGCACTTGAGCAGGGTGATACGATGGTGGTCTTCTCCGGTTCCGGTGAAACCGTGTCAATGGCAACATTCTGTGCAACGGTCAAGGGACTCGGGGGCACTATCTGCCTTATCACGGCCTCACCGGAATCGAAGATCAGCAGGATCGCAGACTGCGTTGTCAACCTCGGGGACATCACCGGGTATTACCATGGCGACCAGTCCTCGTACGAGATCCGGCAGATGACTGGGAAATACCGGTCGATCGCATCCGCATTTGCTCCTCTTGGCACGCTCTTTGAGACGCTCGCCCTGATCTTTTCCGATGCGGTCATCTCTGCGCTGATGGAAGCAAAAAAAGAGGACATCGGGGAGCTGAAAGGAAGGCTCACCAATATGGAATGA
- a CDS encoding oxidoreductase, with protein sequence MNAKLVLVIALVLVIAAAGAIVLLGSPQIHASPQPGGSTALPAVEVRSYEGKDLSSINAFHENSIKGPQHISESDYRLTVTGLTNKTDIYTYSEVLGRYPHYTKLVTLFCVEGWDATILWEGVQVRDLIRNAGPDPRANTVIFTAHDGYTTSFPLDYVMNRDIIMAYKMNNVTLPAERGFPFELVAEDKWGYKWVKWIEKIELTNDPSYKGYWEQRGYSNTGDLDKSYYS encoded by the coding sequence ATGAATGCAAAGCTGGTTCTTGTCATTGCCTTGGTCCTTGTCATAGCAGCTGCAGGTGCGATTGTTCTTCTCGGCAGCCCGCAAATCCATGCCTCCCCGCAACCGGGAGGATCAACGGCTCTTCCCGCAGTTGAAGTCCGGTCCTACGAAGGAAAGGATCTATCATCGATCAATGCATTCCATGAAAATTCCATCAAGGGTCCCCAGCATATCAGTGAATCCGATTATCGTCTTACTGTCACCGGGCTGACAAATAAAACGGATATTTACACGTACAGTGAAGTGCTGGGACGTTACCCCCACTATACCAAGCTCGTCACTCTCTTTTGTGTGGAAGGCTGGGATGCTACAATTCTCTGGGAAGGTGTGCAGGTGCGGGATCTCATCAGGAATGCCGGGCCGGACCCGCGTGCAAATACGGTGATATTCACGGCGCATGACGGCTATACCACATCATTTCCGCTCGACTACGTAATGAACCGGGATATCATCATGGCCTATAAAATGAACAACGTCACCCTTCCTGCCGAACGGGGATTTCCCTTTGAGCTCGTAGCAGAAGACAAATGGGGATACAAGTGGGTGAAGTGGATCGAGAAGATCGAACTGACCAATGATCCCAGCTACAAGGGATACTGGGAACAGCGGGGATATTCCAATACCGGGGATCTGGACAAGAGTTACTATTCGTGA
- a CDS encoding histidinol-phosphatase, which produces MPVNADLHIHSPYSIAVSRFMQPEQLLAGCVTKGIQVLGTGDALQPDWTSGWKPFLENDAGIVIVPQGEIEDIKRVHHLILAEDLAQFDQLRDLLEGTCKSFVTSGRPHVYLTGEEIANAAHDVGALVGPAHAFTPWTAMYAYFDSVPACYGNAKIDFLELGLSADSSYGASIPDLYNIPFLTNSDAHSPYPDKLGREFNRIRIGSPTAKDVLAAIRDGAIEMNAGFFPEEGKYNRTACTRCYEQYSLEDSIRHQWRCPKDGGIIKKGVSDRAKELAHGNKARPRPPYLRVIPLAQIIQTMEKASSPNTKKCKAIYASFITTFGNEIAVLLDVPVAEIRAIHPKVADAIAALRTGTVTLHPGGGGKYGTFSLG; this is translated from the coding sequence ATGCCTGTCAACGCCGACCTTCACATCCACTCCCCGTACTCGATAGCCGTTTCACGCTTCATGCAACCGGAGCAGCTGCTTGCGGGGTGCGTAACAAAAGGCATACAGGTGCTTGGCACGGGCGATGCACTCCAGCCGGACTGGACGTCCGGGTGGAAACCGTTCCTGGAAAACGATGCCGGTATTGTCATCGTCCCGCAAGGAGAGATCGAGGATATAAAACGCGTTCACCATCTCATTCTTGCAGAAGACCTTGCCCAGTTCGACCAGCTCCGCGACCTTCTTGAGGGCACCTGCAAGAGTTTTGTCACGAGCGGCAGGCCGCACGTGTACCTGACTGGCGAAGAGATCGCCAATGCCGCCCACGATGTGGGGGCGCTCGTAGGCCCGGCCCATGCCTTCACCCCGTGGACAGCAATGTACGCGTACTTCGATTCCGTCCCGGCCTGTTATGGCAATGCGAAGATCGATTTCCTTGAGCTCGGTCTCTCCGCTGACAGTTCCTACGGCGCGTCAATCCCTGACCTGTACAATATTCCGTTCCTCACCAACTCCGATGCCCACAGCCCATACCCGGACAAGCTGGGACGCGAGTTCAACCGGATCCGCATAGGGAGTCCCACGGCAAAGGACGTGCTGGCTGCGATCCGGGACGGGGCCATAGAGATGAATGCCGGGTTCTTTCCGGAGGAAGGGAAGTACAACCGCACGGCATGTACCCGGTGCTACGAGCAGTATTCCCTCGAGGATTCCATCCGGCACCAGTGGCGCTGCCCGAAAGATGGCGGTATCATAAAAAAAGGCGTATCCGACCGGGCAAAGGAACTCGCCCACGGCAACAAGGCAAGACCCCGTCCACCCTATCTCCGTGTCATCCCACTTGCCCAGATAATCCAGACAATGGAAAAGGCGTCGTCACCGAACACCAAGAAATGCAAAGCGATCTATGCCTCGTTCATCACAACGTTTGGCAACGAGATCGCAGTTCTCCTCGATGTGCCGGTTGCCGAGATACGGGCGATCCACCCGAAGGTTGCCGATGCCATTGCCGCTCTCCGCACCGGGACGGTCACCCTGCACCCGGGCGGTGGCGGGAAGTACGGGACGTTCTCGCTCGGGTGA
- the katG gene encoding catalase/peroxidase HPI, with amino-acid sequence MTDDSKCPVTGGADKHAPGRGTSNRDWWPKQLNLNVLHQHSPLSNPMGKGFDYAEEFRSLDLAAVKKDLQALMTRSQDWWPADFGHYGPFFIRMAWHSAGTYRTGDGRGGAGAAQQRFPPLNSWPDNVNLDKARRLLWPIKQKYGRKISWADLMILAGNVALESMGFKTFGFAGGRVDAWEPDEVYWGSENLWLEDKRYSGDRNLENPLAAVQMGLIYVNPEGPNGNPDPVAAAKDIRETFARMAMNDEETVALIAGGHSFGKTHGAGPASHVGPEPEAAGIEEQGLGWKSSFGTGKGGDTISSGLEVTWTNTPTKWSNNFFRILFGSEWELTKSPAGAHQWTPKGGAGAGTVPDAHDPKKRHPPTMLTTDLSLRFDPVYEKISRRFYENPDQFADAFARAWFKLTHRDMGPRSRYLGPEVPAEDLIWQDPIPAVNHPLIDAQDIAYLKKKILDSGLSISELVSTAWASASTFRGSDKRGGANGARIRLAPQKDWEVNQPARLTRVLKTLEGIQSAFNNTASAGKQVSLADLIVMAGCAGVEQAAKNAGHEVAVPFTPGRMDASQEQTDVVSFAVLEPKADGFRNYSKTRYAVPAEELLVDKAQLLTLTAPEMTVLLGGMRVLKTNFGGSPHGVFTKRPEVLTNDFFTNLLDMGTEWKPVSDEKDIFEGRDRRTGEVKWTGTRVDLIFGSNAQLRALSEVYGSADGQKKFVEDFVAAWTKVMNLDRFDLARSQA; translated from the coding sequence ATGACTGACGACAGTAAGTGTCCGGTAACCGGCGGAGCAGACAAACACGCTCCCGGCAGGGGCACATCGAACCGGGACTGGTGGCCCAAACAGCTGAACCTTAACGTCCTGCACCAGCACTCGCCCTTGTCCAACCCCATGGGTAAGGGTTTTGACTATGCCGAAGAGTTCAGGAGCCTTGACCTCGCAGCCGTAAAGAAGGATCTGCAGGCGCTGATGACCCGCTCGCAGGACTGGTGGCCGGCGGACTTCGGCCACTACGGCCCCTTTTTCATCCGCATGGCATGGCACAGCGCCGGCACGTACCGTACCGGTGACGGTCGCGGCGGCGCCGGTGCCGCCCAGCAGCGCTTCCCGCCCCTCAACAGCTGGCCCGACAACGTGAATCTCGACAAGGCGCGCCGGCTACTCTGGCCGATCAAGCAAAAGTATGGCAGGAAAATCTCATGGGCCGATCTCATGATCCTTGCCGGCAACGTTGCTTTGGAATCAATGGGATTCAAAACATTCGGCTTTGCTGGCGGTCGTGTGGATGCCTGGGAACCCGATGAGGTCTACTGGGGTTCTGAGAACCTATGGCTGGAGGATAAACGCTACTCCGGCGATCGTAATCTCGAAAACCCGCTCGCCGCCGTGCAGATGGGGCTGATCTACGTCAATCCGGAAGGCCCGAACGGCAACCCGGATCCGGTCGCGGCGGCAAAGGATATCCGCGAGACATTCGCCCGCATGGCCATGAACGATGAAGAGACCGTTGCGCTCATCGCCGGCGGTCACTCCTTTGGCAAAACCCACGGCGCCGGGCCTGCGTCCCATGTGGGGCCTGAGCCCGAAGCGGCGGGCATCGAGGAACAGGGCCTCGGCTGGAAGAGCAGCTTTGGCACCGGCAAAGGCGGTGACACGATCAGCAGCGGCCTCGAAGTCACCTGGACCAACACCCCAACGAAGTGGAGCAACAACTTCTTCCGTATCCTGTTCGGTTCCGAATGGGAACTGACGAAGAGCCCGGCCGGGGCGCACCAGTGGACACCGAAGGGGGGCGCAGGTGCCGGCACGGTGCCGGATGCCCACGATCCGAAGAAGCGTCACCCGCCAACCATGCTTACCACAGATCTCTCTCTGCGATTCGACCCGGTCTACGAGAAGATCTCTAGGCGCTTCTACGAGAACCCGGACCAGTTCGCTGATGCATTTGCCCGGGCATGGTTCAAACTGACGCACCGCGATATGGGCCCACGCTCACGCTATCTCGGCCCGGAGGTTCCGGCCGAAGATCTCATCTGGCAGGATCCCATCCCTGCCGTCAATCACCCACTGATTGATGCACAGGACATCGCATATCTCAAGAAAAAAATCCTGGATTCCGGCCTGTCGATTTCGGAGCTGGTCTCGACCGCATGGGCATCGGCGTCCACCTTCCGTGGTTCCGACAAGCGCGGCGGTGCCAACGGTGCCCGCATTCGCCTCGCGCCGCAGAAGGACTGGGAAGTCAACCAGCCGGCTCGGCTGACCCGGGTGCTCAAGACGCTGGAGGGAATCCAGAGCGCCTTCAATAACACCGCCTCTGCCGGAAAGCAGGTCTCGCTGGCTGACCTGATCGTCATGGCCGGTTGCGCTGGTGTCGAGCAGGCTGCGAAGAACGCCGGTCACGAGGTGGCGGTCCCCTTCACGCCGGGACGCATGGACGCTTCGCAGGAGCAGACCGATGTGGTATCCTTTGCCGTGCTCGAGCCGAAAGCGGACGGCTTCCGCAACTACTCAAAGACCCGCTATGCCGTACCGGCCGAGGAGTTGCTGGTCGACAAGGCGCAATTGCTGACCCTGACCGCGCCCGAGATGACGGTGCTCCTGGGCGGCATGCGTGTCCTGAAGACCAACTTCGGCGGATCACCGCACGGCGTCTTCACCAAACGCCCGGAGGTGCTCACCAACGACTTCTTCACCAACCTGCTCGATATGGGCACTGAGTGGAAGCCGGTATCGGACGAAAAGGACATATTTGAAGGGCGCGACCGCAGAACCGGCGAAGTTAAGTGGACCGGCACGCGTGTCGATCTCATCTTCGGTTCGAACGCCCAGCTCCGGGCTCTCTCCGAGGTCTATGGAAGTGCGGACGGGCAGAAGAAGTTTGTAGAGGACTTTGTTGCGGCCTGGACCAAAGTGATGAACCTTGATCGCTTCGATCTCGCCAGATCGCAAGCATAA